The nucleotide sequence TTCGGTGGAGGTCGATCACGACGGCAATCTGTGGACGTGTTCGATGGTCGCCGATCAAGAGGGGTTTCGCGATGACGTGGCGCTGAAGATTGACGCAACCAATGGCCGGGTTTTGCAGCGGTATCCGATCAGCGAAATCTTTCAAGCCAATCCGGAACATGACTATTCGCATCACGCACGGTCCGACGCCGACCCGTTCCATCTGAATGATGTCCAACCGGTTCGGGGGCGATCGGAGTACTGGGAACCGGGAGACGTCTTTTTAAGCTTGCGAAACATCAGCACCGTCCTGTTATTCCGTCCGTCGACCGGCAAAGTCATATGGAGCAACGCCGTTGCGTGGTCCTATCAACACGATGTGACCGTGGTCAGCGATCATCAAATCAGTGTGTTCGATAACAACGTGATGAATAATTCGCCTTGGGGATCCGGATTCGTGTACCGCCACGGCGAACACAATCGTTGCATGGTTTACGATTTCGACGCGGACCAAGCCGAATCGGTCTTTCAGGACGTTTTTGCCCGACACGATTGCAAGACGCCCACCCAAGGTCGCGTGAAGTGGTGGAAGGAAGATGCCTGGTTGTTTATCGAGGCGTCGGATCAAAGCTTTTTCGTCGCGGCTGACTTGGCCAGTGACCGCTCCTACAAGTTTGTTTGCCCCGGCAATCGTGATGGCAAGGTGGGGCATGTCGCTTGGTTCCGTTTGATGGATCCGTCATGAACGTCTTGGAAAACATGCTTGCGTATATTGGCCCCGGGATTGGCATCGGTGGTCTCGTCTTGTTGCTGGGATTCGTCGCGGCGGGCCTGTTCCTGGTCTATGCGTTTGCGATTCTGCCGTTACAGATGCGTCGACGTCGTCAACGGGATGAATCGAAACCACCTCTTGATCAAGGCGATTGATTCATGCCGGCGATTGCGGCTGGATTTCTGTCAGCTTTGATCGGATTGTTTCTGTACCACTGGACCGGGTTTCAACACTTGGTGGACCGCTTTCTGGTCACGCTGGGGCAAAGTGTTTATGAACTGAATCGGTACAACCTGGACGACCAAGTTCGGCTTCTCAAAGCTCAACGCGATGCCATTGCTTTGGTGCGGTGTCTGTTCACCCTGTCCCTTGCCACGGTGGGAATCGTGGTCGTGTCCGGATTGCCGTTTCTGGCCGTTTCGTTTGTGGGGCGGTCCGGTGTCGATGTGGTCGGTCGGGCGTTGTTGGGCAGTTTGCCGATTTGCGTGATCTATGTTTGGCGACTTCGCCGACCAACATCAGCAGACCAGTATTCCGCCGGTAAGCAGTGCTTTTACTATCTGACGCTGGGCGTCC is from Crateriforma conspicua and encodes:
- a CDS encoding arylsulfotransferase family protein, which produces MSSKPVRDRNDFDDESPFQAFVLRARWAVLLLFVLVFGLWYGGRIQKKLDDRQQLSPLERMVGRLREVPEHATAVIQDPDVVRNLDTEPETMLPPGSVSIVGVDAVPVPKDFLYSRYHQDSNRISVIRRRLADKQVVHRWDWSYDDLASRYKQWLKENQRRYPNFHFRGPIRFPLASPLILDGGRLVTRLQQSLCCFDPDGTLLWQSPEMVHHSVEVDHDGNLWTCSMVADQEGFRDDVALKIDATNGRVLQRYPISEIFQANPEHDYSHHARSDADPFHLNDVQPVRGRSEYWEPGDVFLSLRNISTVLLFRPSTGKVIWSNAVAWSYQHDVTVVSDHQISVFDNNVMNNSPWGSGFVYRHGEHNRCMVYDFDADQAESVFQDVFARHDCKTPTQGRVKWWKEDAWLFIEASDQSFFVAADLASDRSYKFVCPGNRDGKVGHVAWFRLMDPS